In Paramormyrops kingsleyae isolate MSU_618 chromosome 11, PKINGS_0.4, whole genome shotgun sequence, the genomic window TACAGAAGCATATGGCTGTAGAGGCTCCTCCAGTGAGGTGTATATGACACACAGGAGCTTAAACCTGGAGAGGCAAGGACCTTCCTGGGTTTCTCTGCCTTGTTGTTCAAGAAATTTGAAGCAGTCTCTCTAAAGGACCAGAAATGGGAGTTTTGTTTAGACGTAGGGTGGAGATGAAAAGGTCAGAATCGGGCTGAGAGCAGCACTGCATTTCTGCTGTGCTCTGCGGCTCTCTGGGCTGTGCAGCAGTGCAGTTCGGCAGTGCAGCAGAGCAGCACAATGTAACTAGAAGCAAGCTAATTGAGCAGTTTAATCCCTGGTCTTACAACACGCATGGGCTTTTGGCCGTAGTTTGGTTTTGATATTACACAATGGCCAGATCACTCACACAGCTGGTCATAATGACTTTAATGGTAATGTATTGGCAACCCTCAGTGAATGAGTCTACATAAGAACTGTGGCCActtgccagcaggctgctgtCTATGGGATGAGCTAGTTAACAATGCGTCCATGTTTAGTGGCGGAGGAGCCCCTGCGCATGCAGTGGCTTGTGTTTTGGGAAGCTGAGCCCTGTGTACATAACTGCATGCTCTGGAGCGTAGTGAGTCCTGGGTCTGTCTGGGCCAGACTGAGCCGCCCTTGGCTAGACCAATAGCACCGCACAGTACAGGCCCAGGCTGGGTATGTGGACTCCGAAGGCCGACTGTGTGGCTACTGCACACACAGAGCCTCCTTTGTCCTGCCGCAGCACGTGCCCTGGGCCACACATGACCCCTCGCTGTTACTGTTTGCTGGGAACGTCAACTAGAGGCCCTTGGTCCTGTGTGGAAAGTCATGCCGGCTGTGCTCTCTGAGCCGAATGCTGTTCATTTATTTTGACTCACTGAGATGCACAAGGCCACTTTTATGGAGTCACGTGACCTAACGGGATGTTACAGGGCCCACAGCATATGGTGCCTTGGGTTCTTAGACCCTTGGGGACACCGGGGGGCACAGTGACTAGATTCCCTTGTCTTTGCTTGGTTTTATTGGCCGAAGTTATATGGGTTATAAAAGGACAGTTGGCAGAgaaaaatgtttgtgtttagTTTCAAGTCTTTGTTCTCTTGACTAAGATATAGAATATGGGGCTCTGGTGCTGCACTGCTGTGCTCTGTGGAGTTTACTGCTCGTCCCTAGGttcccagtgctcccagtgtacTGCAGGATGTGGCTGGTGTCTCTGGGGCGGGGTGTTGTTAATATAACACATCACTGCTAAAAATAGCACTGGAAGTAAAATGGACGGCCCTCTGGGGCAGGCAGTACCCCTTGCTCCTGATACCAAGGGGCCACCCTTAGGTCACTTGGGCTGACTGTGGTCTCTCTTCAGCCCCGCTGGTCAGTACCACACAACAAAAGCAAACAGTCCCGTAGACAGGATGCGAATTTCACCAGCGGCAGTTAACGGCATTCTGTGCAGGCTGGGCCTTTCATTTCCTCAATCAGTGAATCAGCCTTTGTGTGACATTCACACTTTCTCTCTACACCACACTGTCATTTTAGGATGCCGCTtacataccccccccctccatttttgttttttggttgtTACTCACAGGAAGTCCAAGGCGAAGCCCAATGGGAAAAAGGCACCGACAGAGGAGAAGAAGCcttacctggagtcggagtacACCAAAGCACGGGTGGTGGACTTTGACCTGAAGGAGTTGGTGGTGCTGCCCCGAGAGATCGACCTTAATGAATGGCTCGCCAGCAACAGTACGTCTCGACTGGCTCTCAAAGAAAACACCTGATTATTAAACACCTTAAGCCAGTGTTTCTTAACCCGAACCTCTGGGATCCCCACGCAGTCCCTGTTTTTGCTGTAAGGGAAACGCTGCCTTACAGGAAGCCCAGGCTCTTCATATTCATCATCTATCATTCAAATCCGGTTGTATTCAGCTAGTTTATTATCACACTGCCAAACGTGGTTGTGTGGAATACCGATATACCTTCATACCATTTCGCCATTATTATCCTTGAAGTTGCCGGCTCCTTTTCTGTTCAGCATCATGGCTTTTACCAGCAGGGGTCCTTATTAGAGCATGACAGGGCTTAAGACACATGTAGAGGAGGCTTCGCTTTATTAactggctgtgtgtgtctgtcactgACCTAATACTGCCCTCTTCTGTTCGCGCTTCCTTACAGCGACAACCTTCTTCAATCTCATAAATCTGCAGTACAGCACAATCTCCGAGTTCTGCACTGGAGAGACCTGTCAGGCCATGACGGCGTGCAGCACGTGAGTCTGGCACGTTTCTGTTCACTGTTTGTGATCTATGGTCTTGGGTTTTGAGCAGCCTGTAGAAGGGAGAGCTTGAGTTTGTCTTGTAAGGCCTCCATTTATTACAGTGTATTAGGCCTGTTAACACACAATGCTACTTAAAATGGTGAGGAACGAAAATCAACCAAGTGAttcacagaccccccccccacaacaatCTCATTAAAAACACTTTTTGTAGCTAATACAGTAATGAATTATTAAGTATTGTGGCCCCTTTTAATCCCAGAAAAACATGACAATTCAAAGGTATTAGAAAGCAGCAGGTCTGCCACAATGTTGTTGGCTTTCAGAAAGTTACTGCAGGCAAAAGAAAAGCCAAAAATATGTAGCCTGCAAATAGCAGGGTATTAGGCACTCTTTGTCAGCATGTGCTCAACTGCGGTTTGGCCTTAAGATCAGTTTAAAATAAAGTATTAGGTGAACTAACTGGGTTTGCCTCTTCATTGCCGTTTGGGTTCCTCACACATAAACAGGCTTCCTTCCTGTCGCCTGAGTGTTTAGTCTCTGGCCCCACGTTGGGCCCGTAGGAACATGCATCTACTGTCTCATCCAGAAGCCTCGTGTGCATGTCTACAGCGTGGGGTGGCGTggcgtggggtgggggggcatctgGGAACACGAGTGCCAGTCTGGGAATGTGCCCATGAGGAATGGCACGTCATTTGCAGGCGAGATTAGGCCCCCTAATCGCCAAAGCCAACCGGGGCCCTGGGTCCTCGCAGCCAGAGCCCGATAGCTGCTATGCAAGATGGCAGCTCAGGGCAGAGCAGCTTCTCAGATGcattctctgtctttctctgtctCAGGATATATCATTGGTATGATGAGAAGGGAAAGAAGACAAAATGTACAGCCCCACAATATGTAGACTTCGTCATGAGTCTGGTTCAGAAGCTGGTGACAGACGAAGACATCTTCCCCACAAAATATGGTAAGACAGATGAAGTTCTGTTTCCGCTGGCTGTTTTGGGTCAGCCAGAGTGCCATGGTCATGTGTACCACGGACAATACGGTACGTGACTGTCTGCAGATTGTAAAATAGCACATTGAAGTAGAGTGAAGGTTGACATGAGCTCTCTGCCCCCTGATGTAGGTAAGGAGTTCCCCAGCGCTTTCGAAGCTGTGGTGAAGAAGATCTGCAGATACCTGTTCCATGTGCTGGCTCACATCTACTGGGCGCACTTTAAGGAGAGCGTGGCACTGGAGCTGCAGGGCCACTTGAATACGCTGTATGCACATTTCATCGTATTTGTAAGGGAGTTCAACCTGGTGGACCCCAAGGAGACCTCCATCATGGACGACTTGTCAGAGGTCCTTTGCACACCCCTGCCCGCCGCACAGAACCACGTAACAGAGAGATGAGCCGGCCCGTGTGCAGCCTGCGCAGTGGGAGGATCTGGGACAGGGAGGGCTGAGCTGGCTGAGCTGCCGGCACTTAGAGACCTTCCAGACCCTGAATGTGGCTGTCGGCAGCGGGACCGTCACACCAGCAGCAGTTGGTGTGTGCTACTTTCCTGGCGGATTCCGCCTCCCCGCCCAGCCCTTTAAATAACAATCATCCtctctttatttttgtttccttttatttaattttcttttaccTTCCATACTCCCTGCTGTTGTAATTCCCAGAGTGTTTCTGTTCTCCTCTCTTCAGTTTCCTCTCTGCTCTCATCCTTGTGTGGTGGCCTTGCCAGTGTCCAGAGTCCTATGGTATGATGTTACTATGGATATGAAACACAGAGAGCGACCTTTCCAGCTTGAGCCATGCTCTGTTACTGTCCCGTACCGGCACGGTGAGCCCGGGCTCTGTTACTGTCCCGTACCGGCACGGTGAGCCCGGGCTCTGTTACTGTCCTGTACCGGCACGGTGAGCCCGGGCCCCGTTCCTGTCCCGTACCGGCACGGTGAGCCCGGGCCCCGTTCCTGTCCCGTACCGGCACGGTGAGCCCGGGCCCCGTTCCTGTCCCGTACCGGCACGGTGAGCCCGGGCTCTGTTACTGTCCCGTACCGGCACGGTGAGCCCGGGCCCCGTTACTGGTGAGCCCGGGCCCCGTTCCTGTCCCGTACCGGCACGGTGAGCCCGGGCCCCGTTCCTGTCCCGTACCGGCACGGTGAGCCCGGGCTCTGTTACTGTCCCGTACCGGCACGGTGAGCCCGGGCCCCGTTACTGGTGAGCCCAGGCTCTGTTACTGTCCCGTACCGGCACGGTGAGCCCGGGCCCCGTTCCTGTCCCGTACCGGCACGGTGAGCCCGGGCCCCGTTCCTGTCCCGTACCGGCACGGTGAGCCCGGGCTCCGTTCCTGTCCCGTACCACAGCCAGCCTTCTGCTTGGATTGACTCTTCTTTCCTCAGTTTGTTTTGGATTTTATTTTGGGAGACAGGCACATTCTGAGAGGCCTTCCCACTCAGGACACGTGAGGACATATGTTACTGCTGCCAACCGCGGAGAGAGCCGCGAGAAAATACTGTTTTTATGTTAACACAGTCACACGTGTAATATTGAAGTCAAGTAATCTGGTTGCCACTTAActatatgtttgtatgtatgtatgtatgcttCAAAACTCTGGTGTGCATGGAGAGAAAACATAAAGGACATTAGTCTTTGACTCAGAGGAAGCAATGTAGAGCTTTTGGTTGAGCTCAAAAACAGAATTAATAGAAAGTCTGCACTGGGGCTCCCCCTGTGGCACTGGTGAGGTTTGTTAGGGTTTTGGGCCAATGAAtgatgatgctgctgctgcttttgcTCACATAACCAGCACAACATGAGGACAAAGACAGTTAGCACTGTCTGCTGTacatgcaaccccccccccggccaaaAAAAGACATAGACATTCTGTTCAGGGTGCTTATAGTACGTCATAATATGGGCATCTGTCCTAGGGCCTATGCAATCACGCAAGAGGTAGCAAGGGGGTATTTAAAAAGGAACTGCGCTGGCCCTAACTGACCACCTTGCATATGACATTTCCATCCCCAGAACCCACCCACCCCAATTCTTGCCTGTCCTCTGACAAAGGCttgagtgtgtctgtctgtctgtctgtatgtgtgtgtgtttgcacactGATGGGACGGCAAACCCAAGAGAGAGAATGGTAATTCCAGTAATCACTGTGTATGACTCTGTCACGAGCAGTAAAGAGAGCTTTCTTTTTGGACGGCCTCTGTGTTTGAGgaggcattttatttatttctttttttaatatttgcAGGGTTCTTCAGTTCTGGCTTtcgttttatgtgtttttaattaTCTAAGTTAAAagcatttaatattttaagctcTGCAAATTATAAcctaataaaatataaaatatgtgcATCTGACTTGTGTAATTAATGTTTCGTGTTCTGGTTAGGTTCTTCTTAAAGGTAAGTCTTCTACAGTAGGGTGTGACATTTTTGGGGAGTTTTGGGGAGTTCTTCTGTTAGTGTTGTTCCATACTGAACTTCTTAACTTCTGAGGAAAATATATTTGCTGCATATGGTTCGCAGTGGGTATTCTAAACTGCTCTCCTGCCATGTCATAAAACTAACCTTCTAATGCAGTACTGCTCATCTCCATAAGGTGTCAGTGCCATGCAGAATGCAATGGCTTTAAAATGTACTGAATTTTGTACATTTAATAATACACTAATTGCTTTTTTGTATAGTAAGATAATCATAAGATTGAAAAACCTTATTTTTGACACAGTGACAAATTTATTATATCTAACATTCACCAAGAGtattgtggttgttttgccAACATACTTTTTTCCAAATAAGCTATTTCCAGTATTAGCACTTAAGCAGCAGGCTGCTTAATTTCCACCTTTGCTCTTACAACATCTCATAAGCTTGTCATGTGGGTAAAGGATCCTGAGAATCTGTGTAAGATTCCCTGTGACATTAAACAGGTGAGTCACAAGAACACTTGTGTCTGAATGATCCATGATGCATTCAGGTAATCTGCAAGTAGTTTTATGTTAATAAATCTAGcagaataattattttaacatgGTGACTTGTTTGTAAGAGTGCAAATGGTATCCTGGTAATAGTTCCTGTTTCAGGTATAACTTTGAAGCTTCATTCTGTTAGTTTGTTCCAATTACATTTGCTTTTCCtcctttcatttatttgttgCATTATACCATAAGAGATTTCTCCACCCCAGCGTGTGAAATCCTCTATATTACCTGTAGTCCAACCAGGGCCAGTGAACTCATTAGGTGACATAGGCGACTGCCATCTGAGGGGTGCTGACATAGCCGGCCAGTGCACTGCCCGAGACCAGGCGATATCGGTGAGGGGTGCTGACTTAGCCGGCCAGTGCACTGCCCGAGACCAGGCGATATCGGTGAGGGGTGCTGACTTAGCTGGCCAGTGCACTGCCCGAGACCAGGCGATATCGGTGAGGGGTGCTGACATAGCCGGCCAGTGCACTGCCCGAGACCAGGCGATATCGGTGAGGGGTGCTGACTTAGCCGGCCAGTGCACTGCCCGAGACCAGGCGATATCGGTGAGGGGTGCTGACTTAGCCGGCCAGTGCACTGCCCGAGACCAGGCGATATCGGTGAGGGGTGCTGACTTAGCCGGCCAGTGCACTGCCCGAGACCAGGCGATATCGGTGAGGGGTGCTGACTTAGCCGGCCGGTGCACTGCCCGAGACCAGGCGATATCGGTGAGGGGTGCTGACTTAGCCGGCCGGTGCACTGCCCGAGACCAGGCGATATCGGTGAGGGGTGCTGACTTAGCCGGCCGGTGCACTGCCCGAGACCAGGCGATATCGGTGAGGGGTGCTGACATAGCCGGCCGGTGCACTGCCCGAGACCAGGCGATATCGGTGAGGGGTGCTGACTTAGCCGGCCGGTGCACTGCCCGAGACCAGGCGATATCGGCTTGCTCATGCCCTCTGCAGTGCTGACACAGCAGCTATGCAATGTGGGAGAACTAACTTGGCGGCAGTTGTGGCAACTAGCCAAAATTGTTAGTGACGTGAACTGAAGACTGAGCCCCCCACCCCGGTATAATTTGAGAGCCGATCATACAGGTGcaagaaaaagtatgtgaaccctttTGAATTATATGGATTCCTGCACAAATTGGTCATAAAATATTATCTGATCTTCCTCTAAGTCACAACAATAGACAAACACTGTCTGCTTAAACTAATGCCCGTCAAGTAATTatatgttttcatgtttttattgagCACGCCATGTAAACATTCACAGTGCAGGTGTGAACCCCTAGACTAATGACATCTCCAAGAGCTAATTGGAGTCAGGATTCAGCCAACTTGGAGTCTAATCAATGAGATGAGATTGGAGGTGTCGGTTAAAGCTGCCCTGCcttataaaaaacacacaccagtTTTTGAGTTTGCTTTTCTCAAGAAGCATTGCCTGATGTGAACGACACCTCGCACAAAAGAGCTCTCAGAAGACCTACGATTAAGAATTGTTGACTTGCATAAAGCTGGAAAGGGCTATAAAAGTATCTCCAAAAGGCTTGATGTTCATCAGTCCACGATAAGACAAATTGTCTATAAATGGAGAAAGTTCAGCACTGTCTCTACTCTCCCTAGAAGTGGCCGTCCTGTAAAGATGACTGCAAGAGAACAGCGCATAATGCTCAATGAGGTGAAGAAGAATCCTTGAGTGTCAGCTAAAGACTTACAAAAATCTCTGGCACATGCTGACATCCCTGCTGACCAATCTATGATACGTAAAACACTCAACAAGAATGGAGTTCATGGGAGGACACCACCGAGGAAGCCACTGCTGtccaaaaaaaacattgctgCACGTTTGAAATTTGCAAAACAGCACCTGGATGTTCCACAGCACTACTGGCAAAATATTCTGTGGACAGATTAAACCAAAGTTGAGTTGTTTGGAAGAACCACACGACACTGTGTGGAGAAAATGAGGCACAGCACACCAACATCAAAACCTCATCCCAACTGTGAAGTACAGTGGAGGGGgcatcatggtttggggctgctttgctgtgtCAGGGCCTGGACAGATTGCTATAATCGAAGGAAAAATGAATTCCCAAGTTTATCAAGAACTTTTGCAGGAGAACTTAAGGCCATCTGTCCACCAACTGAAGCTGAACAGAAGATGGGTGatgcaacaggacaatgacccaaagcataGAAGTAAATCAACAACAGAATGGCTTCAACAGAAGAAAATACGCCTTCTGGAGTGGCCCAGTCaagagtcctgacctcaacctgattGAGATGCTGTGGCATGACCTCAAGAGAGCGATTCACGCCAGACATTCCAAGAATACTGCTGACCTGAAACAgttctgtaaagaggaatggtCAAGAATTCCTCCTGACCGTTGTGCAGGTCTGATCTGCAGCTACAGGAAACGTTCGGTTGAGGTTATTGCTGCCAAAGGAGGGTCAACAAGTTATTACATCCAAGGGTCCACATACGTTTTCCACCTGCACTGTTAATGTTTACATGGTGTgttcaataaaaacatgaaaacatatAGTTATTTGTGTGGTATTAGTTTAAGCAGACTGTGTTTGTCTATTGTTGTGACTTAGAGGAAGATCAGATCACATTTTATGACCAATTTGTGCAGAACTCCATATAATTCCaaagggttcacatactttttcttgCAACTGTATATTAGTCATTACTATAAATATTATAAGAAATATTAGGGTGTTCATTACACTAATCCTAAATATTTCCAAGTAGTTGATCATTTAAATGAAATGTAGCCCTATTTAaccatacctgtttccagcaaaactaaatctaggaatctgcaaccaaggtggttcactaaggaaattaagaataaagtcaggaggaaaagggctctcttccgctaatggaaattaactaatgatttcaaaataaagcaggagtatctaagtctacaggttgagttaaaaaataacattagactcgctaagaggaatgtagaaagaaagattgcattggaggctaaggatgacattaaaagtttcttccaatattttaactccaaaagagctctaaaagctgaaatcactaatctgcaggatagtaagagtcttataattaaaaatgaaattgatatagtaaataagtttaatgattattttacacgggtgttcacagtagaggaGACAAGTAACTTGCCACCATTTAGTGCAAATACAGTGTCGTCTGACTAATATAtgtgaggctgatgtggtacaaagcctagctaagatCAAAATTaattgcagggccctgatggcatcttacctatagttttaaaagagatgagggatattattagccaactaataataataatggcaacCCTGGGTGAATcccaatatgcgtacttgactgTACATGTGTTTCCGTATACCACGTTTACATGATTACGTCGAAGACCAGATAAAATACTAACAACACAAGtacagaggacggtaaaaatccccagatgttggTCTTGCGAGACCTATCCCATCTTTGAATTGCATCTGTATATTGCAGATTGTTAAACATGACTTTTCATAACTCtcataatattaattataaggCCAGCTACAAAATGCAAGTGTAACTAATGCTATAACTCTGTGTTAATGTCAGCTACGTAAAACTGAGAAACTGAAAACCATGTGTCACGTGTATGTTGCAAGTGGGGTGAGAGTGGTGCAGcagaatattatttttttcaaactgaGAAAAACCTGTTTCATTAATTGTCTTGCTATTAGTTTgcctatttatttgtttgatttattttatttgttttattcattttactgCCAGAGGTTATATATAAACCAATGGGTCACTTTATTTTCAGATGCATCCTTATgaagttatttttttcttcatggtCATGCTTACAGTCAAAGTTTAATTCATTAAACTTTTTCCTGCAATAGTTTATACTGAGCTACTGTAAATGGTACAGCTTTTATTTTCAGATACACATAAGTGTTTATGATTTAGATTTCtatattaacaaaaatattctTATGTCTTACAGTATGTCTGTTTCTATCCGCAAACATGTACATGAGCTGAACGTTTGTTGGCATACTCTATGACTTTCTTCAGGGTTGGCAGGTCTGCAGTATGTATGACATAAATTAAGTTGCAATATTTaccaatacaataattaatgtGTCTGTAAAGCAATCTGAAATGCCATGGATTCAGGAAAATGAATCTATCAAATCTTTGGCCATTTGATTGTTATCCATTTTTGCATAAAGACATATCAAAAGCATGATAAAACAAGTAAAATTATTAGCAAAAAAATTTGTGATTTGTTAATTGCCAGCACACAAAGGCATAGGTTCAGATTGCCAGAGAGATGATTGAAATGTTGTCATTTTTCAAATAGCATCACGCAGATCAGTCCTAAATCCTACCCCATCGTCACATAGCCACCCCGCCAGGGAGAGCTTCTTCTAAGGTATGTCTAAGAATGGCAGACATGGCAGTACGCTGCAGTGGACAACCCTCTTTTAACCTTTGTCCATAGAAGCCCCCATGACAGCTGTAGCAACAATCCTGTGCAAGTTGTCCCCTGCGAGTGGGCCTTTGTGGGCTTTGCGGGCAGCGTAGTGGCACGTGAGCGTGTTAATGTGCAGTTCATGGGGCTGACGCGTTTCACGTTACCACTGCCACTCCCACCCACAGCTGCTGGCCAGTGCGCTCCCACTGCGCTGAGAGTGACGGGTTTTGTCAGTGTGGGGAGACCCGAGGAGCGCCTTTCATCACGGGCAGGCTGAGACACACGGCGGCTGTTCTCCCTTTCAAAACCTACCGCTGGGGATTTGGCCTGTGCGATGCAGGGGGTGACACAGGCTTCGGGGGGCTTCCTGGTGAGGCATGCCCCATAATCCCGTTCTGTTTCATCATTCAGTCATAAGCTATTCCAAAACCTGGCAGTGGGGGAAAATCAGAGCCGTTGAAGAATCAGTGGCAAAATCCTGCAGTGCCCAGGCATGTCATCAAATATCTGGACAAGCGCTTGGATTACAAAGGCATATGAGCCCTGGGCTTGGCTTCCGGAGTCCAGTGCAATCCAGCCTGCTGATGTCTGGTAATCACACCTGCTATAAATACTGCAGCATTTTGTTTTACTTAATGGAAAATTTATACGAGCTGAGGGGGCTCAGATGCAAACAGAGATCGGGTGTCGTGCTGATGGTGCCGAATTCCTTCTGTGTTAGATCAAGAAAGGGTGCAGTAGTGGAAAAACTGAGGTTAGCTGGGGTTTGGCCTGAACAGTATCAGTGTTTCCTTCTGGATTCTGCCCACATACAAATCCCAGCACAGCAAAGGCAACTGGCACAGAAAAAAATACGTAAAGATTCCCCTGATGCACTATAGAGGAAGTTACTGATGGTGGCACCCTAACCCTGCAGGACAAgtaggtacagaaaatggatgcagAGATGCTTTGAAACCTGCTTccacatctatccatcttctaaccacctACCATGGtgagggcagcagggggcgctaaaGCATATCCCAGGTTATTCAGTTAATCGATTCAGTAATATGCTCATGCGTACAATTTGAGGAAAAAGAGGAACTGAAAACTTGTAATACAATGATCATTAAGCCCCTGTTTGCAGAGCACACAGTGGACGGTGTCCTGACAGCTGGTCTTTGTGTTTTAAGCACATACATATAGACAAGTAATGCTTGTCTATTTCATTCAAATGACTGTAAAAATAACCTCCCTTAAGTAGGAAAATCCACGCCTCCATTTTCTGTGCCCACTTGCCCTGGGCAGGATTAGGGTGAGGGTACTACCCCACAAGAGAACTGGGTATagaaattaataaaacacataAAGTTATTTTAGTCAAAAAGTCAGTACCCTACATCCCTGCTTGGGATAAGCAGTTGAAAAAGTTgaaggatggatagatggatggatgggcggacggatggatggatggacggacaaaGTACATAGTAACTGTATCAGCAATTCACATATCCTCCCACAGAGGGCGCTGTTGTCCTTAGTTGAGATCTGAATGCCCTGTGTGTGGCTGTTGTGGTGCTGGATTGTTGACAAGATCACAATTTAGCCCTGAACAAACCATGTAATGCCTCTGATTCAGCTCAAGTGCAGCCTGCCTTCTCATTCTGTGAGTGAAAAGACAAATACATTTTGTCATATACCCACTTATTTTTCTCTTCCTCTATTCATATGCAGTACTATGCAGAAATCTGTCAAATGACTAAGAAAACACTCGTGACGCTATTTATGTTGGTAggaagtgtatatttgctcaaaaaacattagaatacagtatattaaaaaTGTTCTATTCTCcagaaagttactgatatcATGTTAGATGACTAGAATATCACCTTTTTAGTTCCCAAACCAGTCcccaggggcaccccagccattacATGTATCTGTTACATTTCATCGACAGCCATCTTTGTTAATTAAtctaattagttaaataactcaatgcAGTTTTGATTGGCCC contains:
- the LOC111841016 gene encoding MOB kinase activator 2-like isoform X3, producing MDWLMGKSKAKPNGKKAPTEEKKPYLESEYTKARVVDFDLKELVVLPREIDLNEWLASNTTTFFNLINLQYSTISEFCTGETCQAMTACSTIYHWYDEKGKKTKCTAPQYVDFVMSLVQKLVTDEDIFPTKYGKEFPSAFEAVVKKICRYLFHVLAHIYWAHFKESVALELQGHLNTLYAHFIVFVREFNLVDPKETSIMDDLSEVLCTPLPAAQNHVTER
- the LOC111841016 gene encoding MOB kinase activator 2-like isoform X2, which encodes MRFKKNGSYTLNRKSKAKPNGKKAPTEEKKPYLESEYTKARVVDFDLKELVVLPREIDLNEWLASNTTTFFNLINLQYSTISEFCTGETCQAMTACSTIYHWYDEKGKKTKCTAPQYVDFVMSLVQKLVTDEDIFPTKYGKEFPSAFEAVVKKICRYLFHVLAHIYWAHFKESVALELQGHLNTLYAHFIVFVREFNLVDPKETSIMDDLSEVLCTPLPAAQNHVTER
- the LOC111841016 gene encoding MOB kinase activator 2-like isoform X1, encoding MVGDHCALPGERSPKSGLSCKMVLQAVGKVLRKSKAKPNGKKAPTEEKKPYLESEYTKARVVDFDLKELVVLPREIDLNEWLASNTTTFFNLINLQYSTISEFCTGETCQAMTACSTIYHWYDEKGKKTKCTAPQYVDFVMSLVQKLVTDEDIFPTKYGKEFPSAFEAVVKKICRYLFHVLAHIYWAHFKESVALELQGHLNTLYAHFIVFVREFNLVDPKETSIMDDLSEVLCTPLPAAQNHVTER